In Corythoichthys intestinalis isolate RoL2023-P3 chromosome 11, ASM3026506v1, whole genome shotgun sequence, a single genomic region encodes these proteins:
- the LOC130924405 gene encoding MAGE-like protein 2 gives MQHWNAHDSAKDSPLIWTREFSAMEHLASSHIVANIEKLGEILDHLLEQYLALKRHAKQVMERMPEVPTPRLQRAPVPTPRLRRAPVAAPRLCQFPVPAPLWNKAPVPTPQLQKDPFPMPHLSEAPVPLPRLRQAPVPLTRLRQAPVPLPRLRQAPVPLPRLRQAPVPLPRLRQGPVILPRLRQAPVPLPRLRQALVSVSWLQQAPVPAPRVRQAPVPLPRLRQAPVPLPRLRQAPVPLPRLRQALVPLPRLRQAPVPLPRLRQALVSVSWLQQAPVPAPRVRQAPVPLPRLRQAPVPLPRLRQAPVPLPRLRQAPVPLPRLRQAPVPLPRLCQTPVPAPRLQQAPVPAPRLRQAPVPLPRLRQAPVPLPRLCQAPVPLPRLRQAPVPLPRLRQAPVPLPRLRQAPVPLPRLRQAPVPLPRLRQAPVPLPRLHQAPVPLPRLRQAPVPLPRLRQAPVPLLRLRQAPVPLLRLRQAPVPLPRLCQTPVPAPRLQQAPVPAPRLRQAPVPLPRLRQAPVPLPRLRQAPVPLPRLRQAPVSLPRLRQAPVPLPRLRQAPVPLPRLRQAPVPLPRLRQAPVPLPRLRQAPVPLLRLRQAPVPLPRLRQAPVPLPRLCQAPAPLLCHALVPVSWLQQALVSAPRLPEAPVVVPWLRQAPVPASRLRQASFTVPQQASVPEPQVWQPSVQAPKLMQAPISVPQLPMAPVPVPRLPRVPISAPTAMGP, from the exons G gtcatggaaAGGATGCCTGAAGTCCCTACACCCCGGCTGCAACGGGCCCCAGTCCCTACACCCCGGCTGCGACGGGCCCCAGTCGCTGCCCCTCGGCTGTGTCAGTTCCCCGTCCCTGCACCTTTGTGGAACAAGGCTCCTGTCCCTACTCCCCAACTGCAAAAGGATCCATTCCCGATGCCCCACCTGTCTGAGGCCCCAGTTCCTCTGCCCCGCCTGCGTCAGGCCCCAGTTCCTCTGACCCGCCTGCGTCAGGCCCCAGTTCCTCTGCCCCGCCTGCGTCAGGCCCCAGTTCCTCTGCCCCGCCTGCGTCAGGCCCCAGTTCCTCTGCCCCGCCTGCGTCAGGGCCCAGTAATTCTGCCCCGCCTGCGTCAGGCCCCAGTTCCTCTGCCCCGGCTGCGTCAGGCCCTAGTTTCTGTGTCCTGGCTGCAGCAGGCCCCTGTACCTGCGCCACGGGTGCGTCAGGCCCCCGTTCCTCTGCCCAGGCTCCGTCAGGCCCCCGTTCCTCTGCCCCGGCTGCGTCAGGCCCCCGTTCCTCTGCCCAGGCTGCGTCAGGCCCTAGTTCCTCTGCCCAGGCTGCGTCAGGCCCCAGTTCCTCTGCCCCGGCTGCGTCAGGCCCTAGTTTCTGTGTCCTGGCTGCAGCAGGCCCCTGTACCTGCGCCACGGGTGCGTCAGGCCCCCGTTCCTCTGCCCAGGCTGCGTCAGGCCCCCGTTCCTCTGCCCCGGCTGCGTCAGGCCCCCGTTCCTCTGCCCAGGCTGCGTCAGGCCCCAGTTCCTCTGCCCAGGCTGCGTCAGGCCCCAGTTCCTCTGCCCAGGCTGTGCCAGACCCCAGTTCCTGCACCACGGCTGCAGCAGGCCCCTGTACCCGCGCCGCGGCTGCGCCAGGCCCCAGTTCCTCTGCCTAGGCTGCGCCAGGCCCCAGTTCCTCTGCCCAGGCTGTGCCAGGCCCCAGTTCCCCTGCCCAGGCTGCGCCAGGCCCCAGTTCCCCTGCCCAGGCTGCGTCAGGCCCCAGTTCCCCTGCCCAGGCTGCGCCAGGCCCCAGTTCCCCTGCCCAGGCTGCGCCAGGCCCCAGTTCCCCTGCCCAGGCTGCGCCAGGCCCCAGTTCCTCTGCCCAGGCTGCACCAGGCCCCAGTTCCTCTGCCCAGGCTGCGCCAGGCCCCAGTTCCTCTGCCCAGGCTGCGCCAGGCCCCAGTTCCTCTGCTCAGGCTGCGTCAGGCCCCAGTTCCTCTGCTAAGGCTGCGTCAGGCCCCAGTTCCTCTGCCCAGGCTGTGCCAGACCCCAGTTCCTGCACCACGGCTGCAGCAGGCCCCTGTACCCGCGCCGCGGCTGCGCCAGGCCCCAGTTCCTCTGCCCAGGCTGCGCCAGGCCCCAGTTCCTCTGCCCAGGCTGCGCCAGGCCCCAGTTCCTCTGCCCAGGCTGCGCCAGGCCCCAGTTTCTCTGCCCAGGCTGCGCCAGGCCCCAGTTCCCCTGCCCAGGCTGCGCCAGGCCCCAGTTCCTTTGCCCAGGCTGCGCCAGGCCCCAGTTCCTCTGCCCAGGCTGCGCCAGGCCCCAGTTCCTCTGCCCAGGCTGCGCCAGGCCCCAGTTCCTCTGCTCAGGCTGCGTCAGGCCCCAGTTCCTCTGCCCAGGCTGCGTCAGGCCCCGGTTCCTCTGCCCAGACTGTGTCAGGCCCCGGCCCCACTGCTGTGTCATGCCCTGGTTCCTGTGTCTTGGCTGCAACAGGCCCTTGTCTCTGCTCCCCGACTGCCTGAGGCCCCTGTCGTTGTGCCCTGGCTGCGACAGGCCCCCGTACCTGCGTCCCGACTGCGGCAAGCCTCTTTTACTGTGCCACAGCAGGCCTCAGTCCCTGAACCCCAGGTGTGGCAGCCCTCCGTCCAAGCGCCCAAGCTAATGCAGGCCCCCATCTCTGTGCCCCAACTGCCCATGGCCCCTGTTCCTGTACCCCGGCTTCCCAGGGTCCCTATCTCTGCACCCACT GCAATGGGCCCTTAG